The Streptococcus sp. DTU_2020_1001019_1_SI_AUS_MUR_006 sequence CGGAAATATTAATTTTATTCATTTCCGTGCTGTCATTTTGCTTAATGAGTTCTCCCAAACCACCTTGTTCATTGTTGTCGTAGACTCCTTCCACGATATGAGGAGCTAAGCGAACACCATTATTGGCAATCGTTGCTACATACTGAGCTAGCTGCATCGGCGTGTAGTTATCGAACTGTCCAAAAGCATTATTTAGATAATTAGCCAAATCAAAGTCTTTAGGGATAAACCCTGTTGACTCATCTGGTAGGTCAATTCCTGTAGAAGCTCCCAGACCATATTCACCAAAGGTCGAACGTAATTTCGCCATAGCAGACTCAAGATTGCTGGTTCCTACTGTCATATTAGGCTGATAGGTTTGCCCCATAATCCCTAGAGCGGTTTGGACCATGTAGGTATTAGATGAGTATTCCAATGCCTCGACAGCTGTAATCGGGAAGGAACCGTAAGAAAGGGTGTACCATGAATTGATTGGTGCAGAACCTTGAAAGACGATTGGTTGATCTGTTAAAGTTTGATTGCCTGATAAAACACCATTTTCCCAACCTGAGCTGATGGTTGCCGCCTTAACGACAGATCCTGGAACAAAAACGTTGGTCACTGTACCTAGTGAGTCTGGAGTCAATTCACCAGATTCCAGATTGTGCTTGATCCCTGACATGGCTAGAACAGCTCCTGTCTTAGGATTGATGGCAACCGCATAGACACCTTCCGAATATTGGGCACCTCCGTTAGCAAGCTCAGAATTAAAATAGCTTTTCAAAAGGCTATCCACACTATCTTGGAAGGCCAAATCAATGGTCAGTTTGATGTTTTTACCCTTGCTACCTTCCTCAATATTTTCTACACTTTCCATATCTCCATGTTTGTCGAGATGGATTTCTTTAACAGTACGTTTCCCTTGTAGGACTTCCTCATATTGTTTCTCAAGGTAAGAGGTCCCAACACGGTCATTGAGGGAATAACCTTTTTTAAGATAGGCGTCCACTTCCTCAGCTGGAAGACCTGATTTTTCACTGGAAACACTTC is a genomic window containing:
- the pbp2b gene encoding penicillin-binding protein PBP2B; this translates as MRLPCMRKFNSHSIPTRLNLLFAIVILLFMTIIGRLLYMQFVNKDFYEAKLASASQTRVTTGSARGEIYDAAGKPLVENTVKQVVAFTRSNKMTATDLKDISAKLLTYVTVSSPDLTERQIADYYLADPAVYKKTVEALPKDKRFDSDGNQLSESDLYNNAVKSVSSSQTNYTEDEKKAIYLFSQLNAVGNFATGNIQTDPLSDTQVAQIASASKELPGISISTSWDRKVLETSLASIVGSVSSEKSGLPAEEVDAYLKKGYSLNDRVGTSYLEKQYEEVLQGKRTVKEIHLDKHGDMESVENIEEGSKGKNIKLTIDLAFQDSVDSLLKSYFNSELANGGAQYSEGVYAVAINPKTGAVLAMSGIKHNLESGELTPDSLGTVTNVFVPGSVVKAATISSGWENGVLSGNQTLTDQPIVFQGSAPINSWYTLSYGSFPITAVEALEYSSNTYMVQTALGIMGQTYQPNMTVGTSNLESAMAKLRSTFGEYGLGASTGIDLPDESTGFIPKDFDLANYLNNAFGQFDNYTPMQLAQYVATIANNGVRLAPHIVEGVYDNNEQGGLGELIKQNDSTEMNKINISESDMSILQQGFYQVSHGTSALTTGRAFSNGAAVSISGKTGTAESYVNGGQKANNTNAVAYAPTDNPQIAVAVVFPHNTNLTNGVGPSIARDIINLYNQHHPMN